TGTCGCCCTGCACCCACGCGTCGTTCAGGTCGCGAACCGCCTGCTCCACCTCCTCGGCGATCTGCTGCTGCGTCTTGATCGGCGCACCCGGAGCGGCGGGCGTGGCGACGGCGGCCGGCGCGGTCTGCGCCGCCTCGGCCTGGAGGCCCGCAAAGGTCTCGTCCAGCCCGGCCACCGCCGAAGAGTCGGTGGCGGCCACGGGAACGACGGCCGTCTCGTCGTCGCCGCCGCGGTTGAAGGCCCAGAGGCCGAGCACCGCCAGTAGGACGAGCGGGATGGCCAGGAGTAGCGGGTTCCGGCGGGCCGCCTTGGGCGCCGCATCCACCGGGTGCGCGGGCGCGGAGTGCACCGGCGCCGGGTGGACTGGTGGCGCGTGATGCGTGACAGTGGGCTCCGCGCGCGCCACCGGCACGTCGGCCAGCGGCGTGGGCGCGGGCAGCACGACGATCGGCGGCGAGGGCTCCAGAGCGACCGGCGCCGGCGGCTCTGGCTCGGGCGCGGGGGGCTGCGCGGCCGGCTCCGGGACGACCGGGACGGGGACCGGGTGGAGCACCGTCCGCTCCTCTTCGCCGCGGACGAGCGCCTCCACGAACTCGGAGGCGTCGGGGAAGCGGGCTGAGGGGTCGGTGTGCAGCGACTGCGCGATCACGGCGCGCACGCCGGCGGGGACGGCGGCCCAGCGGTCCGTTATCCGCAGCGGGATCTCCTCGCCCGCGCGCACGTGCTCGCGCTCGGTCTGCGTGTACGGGCGCTCGCCGGTGAGCGTCTCGTACGCCACCAGGCCCAGCTGGTACACGTCCGACGCGGCGGTCACCGGCAGGTCGGGGTCGAGCTGCTCGGGCGACGCGTACGCGGGGGAGTGGGGGAGCTGCCCGATGGTGGTGAGCGCGTCCTCGCCCTGCGAGCGCAGCGGCTTGGCGATGCCGAAGTCCAGCACCCGCACGAACTCCAGCTCGTCGTCGGTGCCCACCAGGAAGACGTTGGCGGGCTTCACGTCGCGGTGCAGGATGCCGGCGCGGTGCCCCGCCGCCACGCCCCGCGACGCGTCGCGCACGATGCGCATCGCCTCGCCATGCGGCGGCGCGCCGCGGGCCAGGCGGTCCTTGAGGTCGTGGCCGCGCAGCAGCTCCATCACGATGAAGTCCAGGTCCAGCGCGGGGTCGGTGCCGTAGTCGTACACCTGCACCACGTTGGGATGGTGCGGGATGCTGGCCGCCGATGCCGCCTCGCGGCGGAAGCGCTCGCGGAGGTTCTGGCGCATCCCGTCCGAGTCGGCGGGGATCGACACGACCTTGACCGCCACGGGGCGCCCCAGCGTGAGGTCATGCCCCCGGAACACCACGGACATCCCCCCCGCGCCGACCACCTCGTCCACGCGGTAGCGGGCCGCAAGGGTGTGACCCAGGAGGAGCCGCTCGAAAGGCTGCTTCATTCGCCGCGCGGGGGGTGGAGCATGCGTTTGAAATCGGGTTGGGAGCTTCGGCCGCGCCGGACCGCGGACCGGGTTCAGGACAGGCGCGGGCGCAAGGCGTGTGCCCCGGCCCGCATCCATCCACGACTGCATCTCACACAGAGGCACAGAAGAAAGGCAAGAAGTTTTCTCTCTGTGTCTCTGTGCCTCTGTGTGAGCCAGGCAGTTGGGGTCAGCTGCGCGGGCGGCCGGTGCGCGAAGCCGCGGTGTCGCTGCGGCCGGAGCTGCCGGCCCCGGACTCCGCCTGCTTCAGCGAGTCCACGCGCGAGCCGGCGCCGCTGGCGTCCTGCTCGCCGGTGCGGCCCACGATGTCGCGGAAGCGCACCGGGGTGTTCCTGGCGACCCGGTCGGCCAGAAAGAGCGCGTCCCAGTTGGTGAGCCGGATGCACCCCGCCGACGTCGCGTAGCCGATCGTCTCCGGCTTGTTGGTGCCGTGGATGCCGTAGTGCGGCGCCGAGAGCGACATCCACACGGCGCCCACGCGGTTATTGGGGCCCGGGGGGATGCGCGCGTCGGGGCGGCTGTCCGGCACCTTTGCCAGCAGCGCGGGCTGGAAGTGCCACCAGGGGTTCTTGGTGACGTTGACCACCTTGAACTCGCCCTGCGGCGAGGGCTCGTACGTGCCGCCCAGCGTCGACGGGAAGTGGTACAGGATGCGCCCATTTGCATCCACCGCGTGCACGTAGCTGCCGCGGCCGGACACCTGGAGCTCGGCGATCTGCCCCTGGACCCGCGCATCCGGATCGCGCACGTTGGGCACGTTCAGCGTCTGCCCCGCCTGCAGCCCGTCCAGGTTCACCCCCGGGTTGAGCTTGGCGAGGAGCTCCGCCGAGGTGTGGAAGTTCTCGGTGAACTTCTCGGTCAGCGATTCGAAGCAGGTGCAATCCAGCTTGGCCTGGTCGTAGATGCTGTCCGGGAGCTCGACGAAGGGTCCCTTCACGTCCTCGGCGGTCAGCGTGCGCGCCACCACGAGCTGCTCGGGGCGCCCGGCGGCGACGGCCAGCTTGTCGTACGTCGCGGAGTCCACGCGGCCGGTGGTGCGAAGCCCTTCGCGCTGCTGGAAGAAGTACACGGCCTTGGCGGTGTTCTTCCCCCAGCGCCCGTCCATCATCCCGGGCGAGAAGAGGGCGCGGTCGAGGAGGATCTGCACGCGGTACACCGAGGGGCCGCCCACGTCGCCGCCCAGCGGGAGGAAGGCCGCGCCGGTATTCATCTGCTCGGTGCTGATCATCTCCCACTTCTCGGGATTCGTCACCGCCATGCCGCCGCCGGTGGTGTCGAGCTGCACCACGCTCGTCCACTCGTTGGAGTTGCGGCCGCGCTCCAGCTCCTCCGGCGTCAGCTCGCGCTCCACGACGGGCGGAAGGTCCGCCGCCACGCCGCTGTCCGCCTGCGCGTTCTGGATCGGTGCGTCCGGTGCCTTCGCGGCGGCGTCGCCGTCCCCATC
The window above is part of the Longimicrobium sp. genome. Proteins encoded here:
- a CDS encoding serine/threonine-protein kinase: MKQPFERLLLGHTLAARYRVDEVVGAGGMSVVFRGHDLTLGRPVAVKVVSIPADSDGMRQNLRERFRREAASAASIPHHPNVVQVYDYGTDPALDLDFIVMELLRGHDLKDRLARGAPPHGEAMRIVRDASRGVAAGHRAGILHRDVKPANVFLVGTDDELEFVRVLDFGIAKPLRSQGEDALTTIGQLPHSPAYASPEQLDPDLPVTAASDVYQLGLVAYETLTGERPYTQTEREHVRAGEEIPLRITDRWAAVPAGVRAVIAQSLHTDPSARFPDASEFVEALVRGEEERTVLHPVPVPVVPEPAAQPPAPEPEPPAPVALEPSPPIVVLPAPTPLADVPVARAEPTVTHHAPPVHPAPVHSAPAHPVDAAPKAARRNPLLLAIPLVLLAVLGLWAFNRGGDDETAVVPVAATDSSAVAGLDETFAGLQAEAAQTAPAAVATPAAPGAPIKTQQQIAEEVEQAVRDLNDAWVQGDIDRHVSHYASRVDYYNSKRLPRAGVRRDRRRDLQRYSENRRIVLHNVAVTFPDPSHARVLVDKEWTFRSKETTRQGRGTQEYLLKRDEDDGKWYVTSEQLLKRIEESVPAAGAGV
- a CDS encoding L,D-transpeptidase family protein, with amino-acid sequence MKRTYLWALAVVALGACSDGDGDAAAKAPDAPIQNAQADSGVAADLPPVVERELTPEELERGRNSNEWTSVVQLDTTGGGMAVTNPEKWEMISTEQMNTGAAFLPLGGDVGGPSVYRVQILLDRALFSPGMMDGRWGKNTAKAVYFFQQREGLRTTGRVDSATYDKLAVAAGRPEQLVVARTLTAEDVKGPFVELPDSIYDQAKLDCTCFESLTEKFTENFHTSAELLAKLNPGVNLDGLQAGQTLNVPNVRDPDARVQGQIAELQVSGRGSYVHAVDANGRILYHFPSTLGGTYEPSPQGEFKVVNVTKNPWWHFQPALLAKVPDSRPDARIPPGPNNRVGAVWMSLSAPHYGIHGTNKPETIGYATSAGCIRLTNWDALFLADRVARNTPVRFRDIVGRTGEQDASGAGSRVDSLKQAESGAGSSGRSDTAASRTGRPRS